In one window of Comamonas testosteroni DNA:
- a CDS encoding amino acid synthesis family protein gives MTLIAIRKRSLNIETIYHEGGPPAEQPLRVASACAVIRNPYAGRYEPDLLPFMAELRSLGTLLAEELVDTLGKENVQAYSKAAIVGVNGELEHGAVWHEAGGWAMRHVLGEPKAIVPSAKAVAATGYRLMVPLHYIHAAYVRSHFNSAEVGIQDAPRPDEILFALVMADGGRIHSRLGGLTREQVSVHDGQR, from the coding sequence ATGACTTTGATAGCAATTCGCAAACGCAGCCTCAATATCGAGACCATCTACCATGAAGGCGGCCCACCGGCAGAGCAACCTTTGCGCGTAGCATCGGCCTGTGCTGTGATTCGCAACCCCTATGCAGGCCGCTACGAACCTGACCTGTTGCCTTTCATGGCAGAGCTGCGCAGCCTGGGCACCTTGCTCGCAGAGGAACTGGTGGACACTTTGGGCAAAGAAAATGTCCAAGCCTACAGCAAGGCAGCCATTGTGGGCGTTAACGGAGAGCTGGAGCACGGTGCAGTTTGGCATGAGGCCGGTGGTTGGGCGATGCGCCATGTACTGGGTGAGCCCAAAGCCATCGTTCCATCGGCAAAAGCGGTGGCAGCCACGGGCTACCGGCTGATGGTTCCTCTGCACTACATCCATGCCGCTTACGTGCGCAGCCACTTCAACAGCGCGGAAGTCGGAATTCAAGACGCTCCGCGCCCTGACGAAATCCTCTTTGCTCTGGTGATGGCCGACGGTGGCCGCATTCATTCGCGCCTGGGTGGACTGACTCGCGAGCAAGTCTCGGTGCATGACGGGCAGCGCTGA
- a CDS encoding Bug family tripartite tricarboxylate transporter substrate binding protein: MHRRHFLAASSATALSWSTLPAMAQTYPDRAIKLYQGFAAGGNADSIARAVGTEIGKALGQPVIVEAQTGAGGTIAATTVARAKPDGYTLLMATGGHAVAGALYNKLPYSSVSDFEMISTVTFFPFLLVVNTKSKFQGLREVLAKAQAEPGTVAYGTAGVGSTHHLAGELLAKMGRVSLMHVPYRGDAASVTALLGDEVPFIIAPPTAVLSNIQAGKLRAIATSGAQRWPGLPNVPTVSEQGVAGYDVRSWAGLMAPAGTARAVIERLNTETQRALELASVRKRLEDIGGEARGSTPEEMKAMVGHELEKWRQVVADAKIPKQ; this comes from the coding sequence ATGCATAGAAGACACTTCCTTGCCGCCAGCAGTGCGACGGCCTTGTCCTGGTCAACACTTCCGGCTATGGCTCAGACCTATCCGGATCGGGCGATCAAGCTGTATCAAGGCTTTGCAGCTGGCGGAAATGCTGATTCCATCGCCCGCGCCGTGGGTACGGAGATTGGAAAGGCCCTGGGACAACCCGTGATAGTGGAGGCCCAGACCGGGGCCGGCGGGACCATTGCGGCAACCACGGTGGCTCGTGCCAAGCCCGACGGCTATACCTTGTTGATGGCGACTGGCGGTCATGCGGTGGCCGGTGCTTTGTACAACAAGCTCCCTTACAGCTCGGTAAGTGATTTTGAGATGATCTCAACGGTCACTTTCTTTCCGTTCCTGTTGGTGGTCAATACAAAGTCCAAGTTTCAAGGCTTGCGCGAAGTGCTTGCCAAGGCCCAGGCTGAACCGGGTACCGTCGCCTATGGCACAGCTGGAGTGGGCTCCACCCATCATTTGGCTGGAGAGCTGCTGGCCAAGATGGGACGCGTGAGCTTGATGCATGTGCCTTACCGTGGCGACGCCGCATCCGTCACCGCCCTGCTGGGGGATGAAGTGCCCTTCATCATCGCTCCGCCGACAGCCGTTCTTTCCAACATCCAGGCTGGCAAGCTGCGTGCGATTGCAACCAGCGGTGCACAGCGCTGGCCAGGTTTGCCCAATGTCCCCACAGTGTCTGAGCAAGGTGTGGCTGGGTATGACGTGCGCTCCTGGGCAGGACTGATGGCGCCTGCCGGCACTGCGCGCGCGGTGATCGAGCGCCTGAATACCGAGACGCAGCGGGCACTTGAACTGGCCTCTGTGCGCAAACGTCTGGAAGACATCGGCGGTGAGGCGCGAGGCAGCACGCCTGAAGAGATGAAAGCCATGGTTGGCCATGAGCTAGAGAAATGGCGCCAGGTTGTCGCCGACGCCAAGATTCCTAAACAATAA
- a CDS encoding fumarylacetoacetate hydrolase family protein produces the protein MKLMSYSLAGRETWGVVIADGVAELAARTGYATLADFIASPDFARRDALTEGLVADAKLADVTFLPVIPRPEKIVCAVRNYMDHHQEVLAAGMQRELSEEPPIFLRVWRSQTAHQGPIVRPHVSDSLDWEGELAVIIGHGGRDIAEADAWEHIAGYSCYNDASVREWQFHAKQIASGKNFESTGAFGPWMVTADEISPGRELKLETRLNGAVVQSSHTGHMIFSIPRLIAYASTIFTLVPGDVIITGTPAGVGWSKKPQQFMKAGDVVEVEIEAIGLLRNPVIAQS, from the coding sequence ATGAAACTGATGTCTTATTCGCTCGCCGGCCGTGAAACCTGGGGCGTCGTGATTGCCGACGGTGTCGCTGAGCTGGCTGCTCGTACGGGCTATGCCACGCTTGCCGATTTCATCGCCAGCCCTGACTTCGCGCGCCGCGATGCACTGACAGAGGGTCTGGTTGCAGATGCAAAGTTGGCCGACGTGACGTTCCTGCCGGTCATTCCTCGTCCGGAGAAGATCGTTTGCGCAGTGCGCAACTACATGGATCACCACCAGGAAGTGCTGGCCGCAGGAATGCAGCGAGAACTCTCCGAGGAGCCCCCGATTTTTCTGCGTGTGTGGCGTTCTCAGACTGCACACCAAGGACCGATCGTGCGTCCCCATGTTTCCGACTCGTTGGACTGGGAGGGTGAACTCGCCGTCATCATTGGCCATGGCGGCCGCGACATCGCCGAGGCGGATGCCTGGGAGCACATTGCCGGCTACAGCTGCTACAACGATGCGAGCGTGCGGGAATGGCAGTTCCATGCCAAGCAGATCGCATCGGGCAAAAATTTCGAGTCCACCGGAGCCTTTGGCCCCTGGATGGTGACAGCCGATGAAATCTCGCCAGGCCGTGAATTGAAGCTCGAGACACGCCTGAATGGTGCCGTGGTGCAGTCTAGCCACACAGGACACATGATCTTCTCGATCCCACGCTTGATCGCCTATGCCTCCACCATCTTCACGCTGGTCCCGGGCGATGTAATCATCACAGGCACTCCGGCTGGCGTGGGCTGGAGCAAAAAGCCTCAGCAGTTCATGAAAGCAGGCGACGTCGTGGAAGTGGAGATCGAAGCCATTGGTCTGCTGCGCAACCCAGTGATAGCGCAGTCCTAA
- a CDS encoding ISL3 family transposase — protein sequence MLDSKLLQALGGWEGYVVERVQWPQGDSRTVSIYLKPQASVMHCERCGAQCSQVHETTTRRVRDLALFEYRVVLHVPRRRLWCDSCGGPHLEKLSWLGRYQRVTDRLAQACSQLLRSSSIKAVAAFFDLGWHTVKSIDKALLLANTAQPQWDQIEYLAMDEFALHKGHRYATVVVDPISRQVLWVGQGRSRETARQFFEQLPAGVAQRIRAVAIDMTTAYELEIKAHCPNAEIVYDLFHVVAKYGREVIDRVRVDQANLLRQQPSARKVLKSSRWLLLRNRNKLQPQQAVQLKELLAANQPLMTVYVLRDELKQLWFYRRATWAHRAWRHWCDQAHQSGIAALSTFAQRLQSYLHGIIARCRHPLNTSVVEGINNTIKVIKRRAYGYRDQDYFFLKIRAAFPGNAR from the coding sequence ATGCTGGACTCGAAGTTATTGCAGGCTCTTGGCGGCTGGGAGGGCTACGTGGTTGAACGTGTGCAGTGGCCCCAGGGCGATAGCCGCACCGTGTCGATTTATCTGAAGCCGCAGGCCAGCGTCATGCATTGCGAGCGCTGCGGTGCGCAGTGCAGCCAAGTCCATGAGACCACGACACGGCGCGTGCGCGATCTGGCATTGTTCGAGTACAGAGTGGTGCTACATGTGCCGCGTCGGCGTCTGTGGTGCGATAGCTGTGGTGGCCCGCACCTGGAGAAACTCAGCTGGCTCGGTCGCTACCAGCGCGTCACAGACCGTCTGGCGCAGGCGTGCAGCCAGTTGCTTCGCAGCAGCAGCATCAAGGCGGTAGCGGCCTTCTTCGATCTGGGCTGGCACACCGTCAAGTCCATCGACAAAGCCTTGCTGCTGGCCAACACTGCGCAGCCGCAATGGGATCAGATCGAGTACCTGGCGATGGACGAGTTTGCGCTGCACAAGGGCCATCGCTACGCCACAGTCGTCGTCGACCCCATCAGCCGGCAGGTGCTGTGGGTGGGGCAAGGGCGCTCACGCGAGACGGCCCGCCAGTTCTTCGAGCAGTTGCCCGCTGGCGTTGCCCAGCGCATTCGCGCAGTTGCTATCGACATGACTACGGCTTACGAGCTGGAGATTAAGGCCCACTGCCCTAACGCCGAGATCGTCTATGACCTGTTCCATGTCGTGGCCAAGTACGGCCGGGAGGTCATCGACCGAGTGCGTGTCGATCAGGCCAACTTGCTGCGCCAACAGCCCTCAGCACGTAAGGTGCTCAAATCCAGCCGCTGGTTGCTGCTGCGCAATCGCAACAAGCTGCAGCCTCAACAAGCAGTGCAACTCAAGGAACTGCTGGCGGCCAATCAACCATTGATGACGGTATACGTCTTGCGCGACGAGCTCAAACAGTTGTGGTTCTACCGTCGTGCGACTTGGGCGCATCGCGCCTGGCGGCACTGGTGTGATCAAGCCCATCAAAGCGGCATTGCCGCACTGAGCACCTTCGCTCAGCGCTTGCAAAGCTACCTGCACGGGATCATCGCCCGATGCAGGCATCCGTTGAACACAAGTGTTGTGGAGGGCATCAACAACACCATCAAGGTCATCAAGCGCCGGGCCTATGGCTACCGCGATCAGGACTACTTCTTTCTGAAGATTCGGGCAGCATTCCCCGGTAATGCGCGATGA
- a CDS encoding GntR family transcriptional regulator translates to MHKIKNMYKKDAPTKAPTLIDQAFAQLRQDVLNGTYGAGVKLKLDELQTAYGFSSSPLREALSRLAQEGLIRADERRGFRVTAISADDLADITRMRIMLDSQALRESIAYGDDAWEASVVGAFHRLEKVESRLSDGPVVLDQGWTDMHTAFHMALLSATPSERLRTLSASLFDQAERYRRYSARFRKTFKHKSNEHRKLMDATLRRDADTACALLEEHILSTQRNVLEVLEKVEKQPS, encoded by the coding sequence ATGCATAAAATTAAAAACATGTATAAAAAAGACGCCCCCACCAAAGCCCCGACATTGATCGATCAGGCATTTGCGCAACTGCGTCAGGATGTGCTCAACGGCACATACGGTGCCGGAGTGAAGCTCAAGCTCGATGAGCTGCAGACAGCCTACGGCTTTTCAAGCAGTCCGCTGCGCGAGGCTCTGAGCCGTTTGGCTCAAGAGGGATTGATACGCGCCGATGAGCGCCGAGGCTTTCGAGTTACCGCCATTTCTGCCGACGATCTGGCCGATATCACGCGCATGCGCATCATGTTGGATTCGCAAGCGCTTCGTGAATCCATTGCCTATGGCGATGACGCATGGGAGGCGTCGGTTGTGGGTGCTTTTCACCGCTTGGAAAAAGTGGAAAGCCGGCTTAGCGACGGCCCCGTGGTGCTGGACCAGGGATGGACCGACATGCACACGGCGTTCCACATGGCGCTGCTTTCGGCCACTCCTTCCGAGCGGCTGCGCACATTGAGTGCCAGCCTGTTCGATCAGGCTGAACGATATCGCCGCTATTCAGCTCGCTTTCGCAAGACCTTCAAGCACAAATCAAATGAGCACCGCAAGCTGATGGATGCCACGCTGCGAAGGGACGCAGACACAGCGTGCGCGCTACTGGAGGAACATATTCTCAGTACGCAACGGAATGTGTTGGAGGTTCTGGAAAAGGTGGAGAAGCAGCCAAGCTGA
- a CDS encoding NADPH-dependent FMN reductase: protein MKVDINTPVRLVAISGSIRRASHCTAVLRSLTPLLPPTVTMELLPLDDVPLYNGDLDGEMPPPAVKRLKTAIAEADGLVICSPEYNYGIPGVLKNAIDWASRPGFASPLKDKLALIMTASPGTAGGVRAQAQIRDALSATLARPLVRQHIAIASVAARIQDGKLVDEPTLNFIKAGLDDLINEIRWQAARTKQD from the coding sequence GTGAAAGTAGACATCAACACCCCCGTTCGCCTCGTTGCGATTTCAGGCAGTATTCGCAGGGCATCCCACTGCACAGCAGTACTTCGCAGCCTCACCCCACTGCTTCCACCAACGGTCACCATGGAGCTGTTGCCCCTGGATGACGTCCCGCTATACAACGGTGACCTCGACGGGGAGATGCCACCGCCAGCAGTGAAACGGCTCAAGACTGCGATTGCAGAAGCGGATGGCCTGGTGATCTGCTCGCCCGAGTACAACTACGGCATCCCTGGTGTGCTCAAGAATGCAATCGATTGGGCCTCGCGCCCTGGGTTTGCATCGCCGCTCAAGGATAAGCTGGCACTCATCATGACCGCATCACCTGGCACGGCTGGAGGCGTTCGAGCCCAGGCCCAGATCCGAGACGCTTTATCCGCGACGCTTGCTCGTCCATTGGTGCGCCAGCACATCGCCATTGCCAGTGTCGCAGCCCGTATTCAGGATGGAAAGCTGGTGGACGAGCCGACCCTGAACTTCATCAAGGCAGGCTTGGACGATCTGATCAATGAGATCCGCTGGCAAGCTGCACGGACAAAGCAGGACTGA
- a CDS encoding aldehyde dehydrogenase family protein, whose amino-acid sequence MNQHDLLINGEWTRGASYSLDINPSNLEDAIAEYAQGGAADVDAAVAAAMQAFPAWAASNIQVRSDALDKIGNELLARKEELGTLLSREEGKTKAEGVGEVTRAGQIFKFFAGECLRLSGQVLPSVRPGVGIEITREPVGVVGLITPWNFPMAIPAWKIAPALAFGNCVVLKPAELVPASAWALADIIHRSGVPAGVFNLVMGRGSVIGSALVEHPGIHAISFTGSAGVGRHIAARCVATHKKVQLELGGKNPQVVLDDADLSQAVELCVQSSFYSTGQRCTASSRLIVTDGIYPRFIEAMKARMAHIRIGDALDPGTDIGPVSSLSQLEQNLAYVEIGKSEGATLATGGERLKLGNDGYYMSPALFSVSSSEMRINNEEIFGPVASVIRVKNYEEALATANDTVFGLSAGIATTSLKYATHFKRHSQAGMVMVNLPTAGVDYHVPFGGRKGSSYGPREQGRYSQEFFTVVKTSYTCA is encoded by the coding sequence GTGAATCAGCACGATTTATTGATCAACGGCGAATGGACAAGAGGGGCGAGCTATTCACTGGACATCAACCCCTCCAACCTGGAGGACGCCATCGCTGAATATGCGCAAGGTGGTGCAGCGGATGTCGACGCCGCCGTCGCTGCTGCTATGCAAGCCTTTCCTGCCTGGGCAGCCAGCAACATCCAAGTGCGCTCGGATGCACTGGACAAGATCGGCAATGAACTTCTTGCACGCAAGGAGGAGCTTGGAACGCTGCTTTCACGTGAAGAAGGCAAAACCAAGGCCGAAGGCGTGGGCGAAGTAACCCGGGCGGGCCAGATCTTCAAGTTCTTTGCCGGCGAGTGCCTTCGGCTTTCTGGGCAGGTGCTGCCTTCGGTGCGTCCGGGTGTCGGGATAGAGATCACACGCGAACCAGTGGGCGTGGTCGGCCTCATCACCCCCTGGAACTTTCCGATGGCGATTCCTGCATGGAAGATTGCACCTGCATTGGCCTTCGGGAACTGTGTGGTTCTCAAGCCAGCCGAACTGGTACCTGCCAGCGCCTGGGCCCTGGCGGACATCATCCACCGCTCTGGCGTACCGGCGGGCGTGTTCAATCTTGTCATGGGCCGCGGCAGCGTGATTGGCAGCGCATTGGTTGAGCACCCAGGCATTCATGCCATCAGCTTCACGGGCTCGGCGGGTGTCGGCCGTCATATCGCGGCTCGATGCGTTGCAACTCACAAGAAAGTGCAGTTGGAGCTGGGAGGCAAGAATCCGCAAGTTGTGCTCGACGATGCCGACCTCAGCCAGGCCGTTGAACTATGCGTACAAAGTTCCTTTTACTCGACCGGCCAGCGTTGTACCGCTTCGAGCCGTTTGATCGTGACGGATGGTATCTACCCACGGTTCATCGAGGCGATGAAGGCCCGCATGGCGCATATCAGGATTGGTGATGCACTTGACCCAGGTACTGACATCGGACCAGTTTCCTCTCTGTCGCAGTTGGAGCAGAACCTCGCTTATGTCGAGATCGGCAAGAGCGAAGGCGCCACTCTGGCAACAGGAGGCGAGCGATTGAAGCTCGGCAACGATGGCTACTACATGTCGCCAGCCTTGTTCAGCGTGTCATCCTCCGAAATGCGCATCAACAACGAGGAAATTTTTGGCCCGGTGGCCAGCGTGATCCGCGTGAAGAACTATGAGGAGGCACTGGCCACTGCCAACGATACGGTTTTTGGTCTGTCAGCGGGAATCGCCACAACTTCCTTGAAGTACGCGACACATTTCAAGCGCCATAGCCAGGCCGGGATGGTGATGGTCAATCTGCCCACCGCAGGAGTTGACTACCACGTTCCTTTCGGGGGACGCAAGGGTTCGAGCTACGGACCGCGCGAACAAGGTCGCTACTCCCAGGAGTTTTTCACTGTTGTCAAAACCTCCTACACCTGTGCCTGA
- a CDS encoding nuclear transport factor 2 family protein: MYPIQDMTDTQAELPQVEAQILEREKQRCDAMKRGDFDRLKELLHPALTHVHAKGQVDSYESYFRSGGTHVNYEQIDRSNLRVQVLGETAVMTGRQLLVAVRKDGSGTVRIDSQVLQVWTQHEGQWRQIAFQTAPTEMSIS, from the coding sequence ATGTACCCAATCCAAGATATGACTGATACCCAAGCCGAATTACCCCAAGTCGAAGCCCAGATTCTGGAGCGCGAAAAGCAACGATGCGATGCCATGAAAAGGGGCGATTTCGACCGGCTCAAAGAGCTGTTGCACCCAGCTCTCACACATGTCCACGCAAAAGGGCAAGTGGATAGCTACGAAAGCTATTTCCGCTCTGGCGGGACGCATGTCAACTACGAGCAGATCGATCGTTCCAATCTTCGCGTCCAGGTGCTGGGAGAAACTGCCGTGATGACTGGCCGACAGTTGCTGGTCGCAGTCAGAAAAGATGGAAGCGGCACCGTTCGGATTGACTCTCAAGTTCTTCAAGTCTGGACCCAACACGAGGGCCAGTGGCGTCAGATCGCCTTTCAGACCGCGCCCACTGAAATGAGCATTTCCTGA
- a CDS encoding tyrosine-type recombinase/integrase has product MAVITDAKARNIKPDSAAIPHGGVTGLALHPTKTKGRGKWVLRYVSPVNGKRRNAGLGSYPEIGIAEVAKRATAMRVTLAEGKDPLAEKALEEEAVKAPTFQEAAEILHKDLLPGWKNPKHGQQWINTLTEYVFPKLGAKLLAEIQPADVADALKPIWLEKAETASRVKQRIHTVMAWGWAHGHCQSNPVDVVTHLLPQQPGKAVRTQHHPAMPWGLIPAFVQKNLRTKGRVDVTRQLLEFVILTACRSGEARGMTWSEVDWKNAVWTVPAERMKAKLTHRVPLSPRTMEILQQQRGQHESLVFPSVRVRGELSDMAITSLLRRLNVESDVPGRVATAHGFRSSFRDWCSEHGYSRDLAERSLAHTIKDKVEAAYHRTDLLEQRRELMNAWATFVVGVASTEDDLKKVPQRTLSSFLRPRADASRGSTVYSVKKSRPMRINQNPS; this is encoded by the coding sequence ATGGCTGTCATCACAGACGCAAAAGCTCGAAACATCAAACCTGATAGTGCAGCAATTCCACACGGCGGAGTGACGGGATTGGCACTGCATCCAACTAAAACCAAAGGCAGGGGTAAATGGGTGCTGCGCTACGTTAGCCCGGTGAACGGCAAGCGTAGAAATGCAGGCTTGGGCTCGTATCCAGAAATTGGTATCGCAGAGGTCGCGAAGCGCGCTACTGCCATGAGGGTGACGCTGGCAGAAGGGAAAGATCCTCTAGCTGAGAAAGCGTTGGAAGAAGAAGCTGTAAAGGCTCCAACATTTCAAGAAGCCGCCGAGATCTTGCACAAAGACTTGCTACCAGGCTGGAAAAATCCAAAGCATGGGCAGCAATGGATCAATACCCTGACTGAATACGTTTTTCCCAAGTTGGGTGCAAAGCTACTGGCTGAGATTCAGCCTGCAGATGTGGCGGATGCGCTCAAGCCCATTTGGCTTGAAAAGGCGGAGACGGCGAGTCGCGTCAAGCAAAGAATCCATACGGTGATGGCTTGGGGGTGGGCGCATGGGCACTGTCAATCGAACCCTGTGGACGTAGTTACCCATCTTCTGCCACAGCAGCCAGGAAAAGCTGTACGTACGCAGCATCACCCAGCAATGCCTTGGGGGCTGATCCCTGCTTTCGTACAGAAGAACTTACGTACAAAAGGGCGTGTCGATGTAACCCGGCAGTTGCTTGAGTTTGTAATTTTGACGGCCTGCCGTTCAGGCGAAGCACGGGGCATGACGTGGTCCGAGGTAGACTGGAAAAATGCAGTTTGGACCGTGCCAGCTGAGCGTATGAAGGCCAAGCTGACCCATCGTGTGCCGCTGTCTCCAAGAACTATGGAAATTCTTCAGCAGCAACGGGGTCAACATGAAAGCTTGGTTTTCCCTTCGGTAAGAGTGCGGGGAGAGCTTTCAGATATGGCTATCACCTCGCTGTTGCGCAGGTTGAATGTTGAAAGCGATGTGCCTGGGCGCGTGGCAACTGCCCATGGCTTTCGTTCGAGCTTCCGTGACTGGTGCAGTGAGCACGGTTACTCTAGAGATCTGGCTGAGCGTTCGTTAGCGCACACGATCAAAGACAAGGTTGAAGCGGCTTACCACCGTACTGACTTGTTGGAGCAGCGCCGTGAGTTGATGAATGCTTGGGCAACATTTGTAGTGGGCGTGGCTTCAACGGAAGACGATCTCAAGAAGGTCCCTCAACGTACGCTCTCAAGCTTCTTGCGGCCAAGAGCTGATGCCTCAAGGGGAAGTACGGTGTATTCGGTGAAAAAATCAAGACCAATGCGTATAAATCAAAATCCCTCATGA
- the mntA gene encoding type VII toxin-antitoxin system MntA family adenylyltransferase antitoxin, producing MNYQGIVDHLREAISSLSAVYVFGSQVTGHATADSDLDIALLMDEGLPAEALWELSSTLANLVKCDVDLLDLRAASTVMQYRIITTGTRLWSKDSQAALYESFILSQKTALDEARADLLKDIQTTGTVYGR from the coding sequence ATGAACTATCAAGGCATCGTCGATCATCTTCGAGAAGCAATTTCTAGCTTGTCTGCTGTGTATGTTTTTGGCAGTCAGGTCACAGGTCATGCAACGGCAGATAGTGATTTAGATATTGCGCTCTTGATGGATGAGGGTCTACCGGCAGAGGCACTGTGGGAGTTATCTAGCACTTTGGCTAACTTGGTGAAGTGTGATGTTGACTTGTTAGACCTAAGAGCAGCATCCACGGTCATGCAATACCGCATCATCACCACCGGTACGCGTTTATGGTCAAAAGACAGCCAAGCAGCACTCTATGAAAGCTTCATCCTTAGTCAAAAAACTGCGTTGGATGAGGCGCGCGCAGATTTGTTGAAAGACATTCAAACAACAGGAACAGTCTATGGTCGATGA
- the hepT gene encoding type VII toxin-antitoxin system HepT family RNase toxin: protein MVDDVLINKAATIERCVIRAKEEYEKSPTTFASDHTRQDAAILNVQRACEAALDMGQHLIRRERLGIPQSSRDVFTLLAQAGWIESDLATRMQKMVGFRNIAVHDYQALQLPIVEAVITKHLGDFTAYSKAILLKNSK, encoded by the coding sequence ATGGTCGATGACGTACTGATTAACAAGGCTGCGACCATTGAGCGCTGCGTGATACGTGCCAAAGAAGAGTACGAGAAATCACCAACCACGTTTGCGTCGGACCACACACGCCAGGATGCCGCCATCTTGAACGTGCAGCGGGCGTGTGAAGCCGCGCTGGACATGGGGCAGCACTTGATTCGCCGCGAAAGGCTTGGCATCCCACAGAGCTCGCGTGACGTATTCACCTTGCTGGCTCAAGCGGGTTGGATTGAGAGCGACTTAGCCACACGCATGCAAAAAATGGTGGGCTTTCGCAATATCGCTGTGCATGACTACCAAGCGCTGCAGCTACCAATTGTGGAGGCCGTGATCACCAAGCATTTAGGCGACTTTACGGCTTACAGCAAAGCGATCTTGTTGAAGAACTCTAAGTAA
- a CDS encoding IS3 family transposase (programmed frameshift), giving the protein MKKRFTEEQIIGFLREAESGLPVAELCRRHGFSEASYYLWRSKFGGMSVSDAKRLKELEAENGRLKRLLAEALLENEVTKEALRKKLVSAPARRELVRHMVSRGLSERRSLRVIGMSASALRYKPACDHNCALKEKIIALAQRHRRYGAGMIYLKLRQAGEIVNHKRVDRLYAQAGLQIKKRRRKKIPISERPPLLRPTIANQVRSMDFVFDRTAEGRSIKNLTVVDDATHEAVAIVPERALGGNQLVRILEQLARTRGLPKAIRTDNGKEFCGRAMLNWAHARGVQLFLIELGKPNQNAYIESFNGRFRDECLNEHWFTSLAHARVIVEAWRREYNEERPKRSLGGLTPTAYAQRLMQKQLN; this is encoded by the exons GTGAAGAAGAGATTTACGGAAGAACAGATCATTGGCTTCCTGCGGGAAGCCGAATCGGGCTTACCGGTGGCCGAGCTGTGCCGGCGGCACGGCTTCTCCGAGGCCAGCTATTACCTCTGGCGCAGCAAGTTTGGCGGTATGAGCGTGTCCGATGCCAAACGTCTGAAGGAGCTGGAAGCCGAAAACGGACGGCTCAAACGGCTGCTGGCCGAAGCCCTGCTTGAGAACGAGGTGACGAAAGAAGCCTTGAGAAAAAAGT TGGTGAGCGCACCCGCACGGCGCGAGTTGGTGCGTCACATGGTCAGCCGTGGACTGAGCGAGCGTCGTTCGCTGCGTGTCATCGGCATGAGCGCCAGTGCCCTGCGCTACAAACCAGCCTGCGACCACAACTGTGCCTTGAAGGAGAAGATCATCGCTCTGGCACAGCGTCATCGTCGCTACGGGGCCGGCATGATCTATCTGAAGCTGCGCCAAGCCGGAGAGATCGTGAATCACAAGCGGGTGGATCGTCTGTATGCCCAAGCCGGTCTTCAGATCAAAAAGCGCAGGCGCAAGAAGATCCCGATATCGGAGCGCCCCCCTTTGTTACGCCCGACAATTGCCAACCAGGTGCGGTCCATGGACTTTGTCTTTGACCGCACAGCGGAAGGACGCAGCATCAAAAACCTCACGGTAGTGGATGACGCAACCCATGAGGCTGTGGCCATCGTGCCGGAGCGGGCCCTGGGTGGCAACCAACTGGTGCGCATCCTGGAGCAACTCGCCAGGACAAGGGGGCTACCCAAGGCGATCCGAACTGACAACGGCAAGGAGTTCTGCGGTCGAGCCATGCTGAACTGGGCCCACGCCAGGGGCGTTCAGCTGTTTCTGATCGAACTGGGCAAGCCCAACCAGAACGCCTACATCGAATCATTCAACGGGCGCTTTAGGGATGAATGCTTGAACGAACATTGGTTCACCAGTCTGGCACATGCCCGGGTAATCGTTGAAGCTTGGCGCCGGGAATACAACGAAGAGCGGCCCAAGAGATCGCTTGGTGGACTCACGCCCACAGCCTATGCCCAGAGGCTGATGCAAAAGCAGTTAAATTAA